The following proteins come from a genomic window of Gadus morhua chromosome 11, gadMor3.0, whole genome shotgun sequence:
- the LOC115554560 gene encoding histone-lysine N-methyltransferase, H3 lysine-79 specific-like, with amino-acid sequence RHAPRHAPRHAPQTRPETRPETRPETRPETRPETRPETRPETRPRDTPRDTPRDTPPRHAPRHTERKQTERKQTERKQNERKQTERKQTERKETERKQTERKQTERKQTERKQTERKQTERKETERKQTERKQTERKQTERKQPERKQTERKQTERKETEEAGSRLRGSRPRGRRLRKQEAD; translated from the coding sequence AGACACGCCCCGAGACACGCCCCGAGACACGCCCCCCAGACACGCCCTGAGACACGCCCCGAGACACGCCCCGAGACACGCCCCGAGACACGCCCCGAGACACGCCCCGAGACACGCCCCGAGACACGCCCCCGAGACACACCCCGAGACACGCCCCGAGACACGCCCCCGAGACACGCACCGAGACACACTGAGAGGAAGCAGACTGAGAGGAAGCAGACTGAGAGAAAGCAGAATGAGAGAAAGCAGACTGAGAGGAAGCAGACTGAGAGGAAGGAGACTGAGAGGAAGCAGACTGAGAGGAAGCAGACTGAGAGGAAGCAGACTGAGAGGAAGCAGACCGAGAGGAAGCAGACCGAGAGGAAGGAGACTGAGAGGAAGCAGACTGAGAGGAAGCAGACTGAGAGGAAGCAGACTGAGAGGAAGCAGCCTGAGAGGAAGCAGACTGAGAGGAAGCAGACCGAGAGGAAGGAGACTGAGGAAGCAGGAAGCAGACTGAGAGGAAGCAGACCGAGAGGAAGGAGACTGAGGAAGCAGGAAGCAGACTGA
- the LOC115554173 gene encoding protein limb expression 1 homolog isoform X1, which translates to MRRAGAARVSSEETQENIMMSHLLKSESGNSPQDLNVVAMLHHFWQKKQSVLLTEGGAEDPRAGQGPLLLLYESAPTPGPPYVCYVTLPGGSCFGNYRVCETQAEARRDAARVALMNSLMNELPSRQISPPFISQSLRQAAADSAVSLEDACDPGTSIGTYSLLLHSCTGRTMLEFQEMMTVFQLLHWNGTLKSLKDQQCSRRSVISYFSERGLDESLRSSMALDWLERERRAAGRLAEQLAVAQRELVLARRRGVELRFYKEKTEILSLALSQAYTHHPHHPHHHPQHHQDHQQYPDHPDPYAPSPGHESAGYAREEELHLRPPPIYETVTLPWTTPPGSPSPSLR; encoded by the exons ATGAGGAGGGCCGGAGCAGCGAGGGTGAGCTCAGAGGAGACGCAGGAGAACATCATGATGTCCCACCTGCTGAAGAGCGAGAGCGGCAACTCCCCTCAAGACC TGAACGTGGTGGCCATGCTGCACCACTTCTGGCAGAAGAAGCAGAGCGTCCTGCtgacggaggggggggcggaggaccCCCGGGCGGGGCAgggccccctgctgctgctgtacgaGTCGGCCCCCACGCCCGGCCCGCCCTACGTCTGCTACGTCACCCTGCCGGGCGGGAGCTGCTTCGGGAACTACAGG gtgtGTGAGACCCAGGCGGAGGCCCGTCGGGACGCGGCCCGGGTGGCGCTGATGAACTCCCTGATGAACGAGCTGCCGTCGCGCCAGATCAGCCCCCCCTTCATCTCCCAGAGCCTGAGGCAGGCGGCGGCCGACAGCGCC GTCTCTTTGGAGGACGCGTGTGACCCAGGCACCAGCATCGGCACCTACAGCCTGCTGCTCCACTCCTGCACGGGGCGCACCATGCTGGAGTTCCAG GAGATGATGACAGTGTTCCAGCTGTTGCACTGGAACGGGACCCTGAAGTCCCTGAAGGACCAACAGTGCTCCCGCCGG agtGTGATCTCGTACTTCTCCGAGCGGGGCCTGGACGAGTCCCTCCGCAGCAGCATGGCGCTGGACTGGCTGGAGCGGGAGCGCCGGGCGGCCGGGCGGCTGGCGGAGCAGCTCGCCGTGGCCCAGCGGGAGCTGGTGCTAGCGCGCCGCCGCGGCGTCGAGCTGCGCTTCTACAAGGAGAAGACGGAGATCCTCAGCCTGGCACTGAGCCAGGCCTACACCCACCACCcgcaccaccctcaccaccaccctcagcaCCACCAGGACCACCAGCAATACCCGGACCACCCGGACCCGTACGCGCCATCCCCCGGACACGAGAGCGCCGGCTACGCCCGTGAGGAGGAGCTCCACCTCCGTCCGCCCCCCATATACGAGACGGTGACCCTGCCCTGGACCACGCCCCCCGggagcccctcccccagcctccgCTAA
- the LOC115554173 gene encoding protein limb expression 1 homolog isoform X2 has translation MLHHFWQKKQSVLLTEGGAEDPRAGQGPLLLLYESAPTPGPPYVCYVTLPGGSCFGNYRVCETQAEARRDAARVALMNSLMNELPSRQISPPFISQSLRQAAADSAVSLEDACDPGTSIGTYSLLLHSCTGRTMLEFQEMMTVFQLLHWNGTLKSLKDQQCSRRSVISYFSERGLDESLRSSMALDWLERERRAAGRLAEQLAVAQRELVLARRRGVELRFYKEKTEILSLALSQAYTHHPHHPHHHPQHHQDHQQYPDHPDPYAPSPGHESAGYAREEELHLRPPPIYETVTLPWTTPPGSPSPSLR, from the exons ATGCTGCACCACTTCTGGCAGAAGAAGCAGAGCGTCCTGCtgacggaggggggggcggaggaccCCCGGGCGGGGCAgggccccctgctgctgctgtacgaGTCGGCCCCCACGCCCGGCCCGCCCTACGTCTGCTACGTCACCCTGCCGGGCGGGAGCTGCTTCGGGAACTACAGG gtgtGTGAGACCCAGGCGGAGGCCCGTCGGGACGCGGCCCGGGTGGCGCTGATGAACTCCCTGATGAACGAGCTGCCGTCGCGCCAGATCAGCCCCCCCTTCATCTCCCAGAGCCTGAGGCAGGCGGCGGCCGACAGCGCC GTCTCTTTGGAGGACGCGTGTGACCCAGGCACCAGCATCGGCACCTACAGCCTGCTGCTCCACTCCTGCACGGGGCGCACCATGCTGGAGTTCCAG GAGATGATGACAGTGTTCCAGCTGTTGCACTGGAACGGGACCCTGAAGTCCCTGAAGGACCAACAGTGCTCCCGCCGG agtGTGATCTCGTACTTCTCCGAGCGGGGCCTGGACGAGTCCCTCCGCAGCAGCATGGCGCTGGACTGGCTGGAGCGGGAGCGCCGGGCGGCCGGGCGGCTGGCGGAGCAGCTCGCCGTGGCCCAGCGGGAGCTGGTGCTAGCGCGCCGCCGCGGCGTCGAGCTGCGCTTCTACAAGGAGAAGACGGAGATCCTCAGCCTGGCACTGAGCCAGGCCTACACCCACCACCcgcaccaccctcaccaccaccctcagcaCCACCAGGACCACCAGCAATACCCGGACCACCCGGACCCGTACGCGCCATCCCCCGGACACGAGAGCGCCGGCTACGCCCGTGAGGAGGAGCTCCACCTCCGTCCGCCCCCCATATACGAGACGGTGACCCTGCCCTGGACCACGCCCCCCGggagcccctcccccagcctccgCTAA